In the Candidatus Eisenbacteria bacterium genome, TCCCTTTCCGCCTGTCAACCGTAAAACCTCAGCCCTCCGATAGGTTACGCGACAGGCAATCGGCTCCACACCTGGAAGAAACTCTACCAGAAGACGGCCGGGAAGTCAACGGGTTTGTCCGGTTAACTCCAATCTTCATCGGATCCTCGAAGGTTCCTGATGATCGTTCCGATCGTCCCGATCCGGGGAGCCCGGCCAGCCGGGTCTGCGCGTGGGCGAAGCAGGATTCGAACCTGCGGCCTCCTGCTTGTAAGGCAGGCGCTCTCACCATCTGAGCTATCCGCCCGGACGTGATTCCGGCCTAACATACTATCGGACACTATTTTACCGCGATCGCAAGGGGAAGGATCACGCAGTACCCGGCGACGAGGAGGATCGGCGCCAGCGTGATCGAGTTCTTGCTGAGGAGGAGGTAGCCGAGGAGGATGAAGAAGATCCCGACCCCAAAGAGGATGTAGTTCCGCTGCCCGAACGCGAGCCCGTCCTCGGTCCTTGCCGCGGGGCGGGCCGGCTTGACCGCTTTCTTCTTCACCTTCGCCACGATTCGTGCCTCCCGGGGATCCTGTTCGTTTCGATTACAGCGGCCTTCGCCCCTCCCGTCAAGGAGAATCACGGAGCGCCTTCGCACTCCTCTTCGCGCGGCCGTGCTCTTCCGCAGTCGCGGTGAAGACGTGCCGCCCCCCCTCTCCCGACGCCACGAAGAAGAGAGCGTCCGAATCCTCGGCCGGATGGAGAGCCGCGCGGATCGACGCCTCCCCGGGGGAGCAGATCGGCCCCGGCGGGAGGCCCGGGTTCTTGTACGTGTTGTACGGAGAGTCGATCGCGAGATCCGCGAGGAGGGGCGCCTCCCGCGTTCCGAGCGCGTACTGCACCGTCGGGTCCGCCTGGAGCTTCCAACCGAGGCGAAGCCGGTTGTGGTAGACCGCCGCGATCAAGGGCCTTTCCTCAGGGAGGACCGCCTCCGACTCGACGATCGAGGCGAGCGTCACCGCCTCGCGCGCCGAGAGACCCATCTCCGCCGCCCGCGCCTCCTCCTCCGCGGAGAACCGTTTTCGAAAGGCCTCAACCATTCGACCCAAAACCAGTTGGAGCGGGTCGGTCGGAAAGAAGAAGTACGTGTCCGGGAAGAGATAGCCCTCGAGCGTCGGCCCGGGCGCGCCGAGGCTCCCCGCCAAGGCCGGCTCGGACGCAACCCGGAGGATCTCCTCTTCCGGGATGGAGAGCGCCGAGGAGAGGATCCGGGCGACCTCCGGGAGGCGGAGCCCCTCGGGGATGGTGACACGGACCGCCTCGTTCGCCCCCCTCTGAAGCAGACGGAGGATCCGCCCGCCCGGCGTCCCCGGGACGATCCGGTAGACCCCCGCACGCACCTTCCGATCGGTCCCCCCGATCCGGCCGACGAGGGTGAACCATCGGGCGTCGTCGAGGATCCCGTGGCTTTTCAGGACCGCGCCGATCGATCCGAGGCCCGCCCCCTCCGGGATCACCACGCGCTCTGCCTCGAGACCCTCGGGAGGCTCGCCTTGATAAAAGCGGTGCACGGCCGCGCCGAAGAGGACGAGGACCGTCGAGAGAGCGAGAGCCGCGGCGAGAGATCGCCCGCTCATCGGTCTAATCCTCCGCCGGCCGCGCGCCGCGCCGGCGATCCAGATACGACTGCAGGATCAGGACGGCGGCGATTCGATCGATCCTCGCCGAGGCCGCCTTCGTCTCTTTCGGGCGCCTTCGCCTCGCGCGCCGTCTCGGCGTCTCCCCCTTCTCCCCTTCGCGGCCGTCGGCGAGGCGAAGCACGCGCTCCGCCTGCGCGGATGTCAGGCGCTCATCCCACGTCTCGACCGGAACCGCGAGGAGCCCCTCGAGGAGCTTCGCGAAGCGGGCCGCGTCCTTCGCCATCTCGCCGACCGTTCCGTCCAGGTTCCGCGGGAGCCCGACGACAACCCGATCCACCCCCCTCTCGACCGCGAGGATCCGAATCGCTTCGAGAAGCGCCTTCTCATCGATCCCGTCGAGAACGGGGAGCGGGAGGGCGAGGATCCCCTCCGGATCGCTCACCGCAACCCCGACCCGCTTCTTTCCGAAATCGATCCCGAGCACGGCTCCCATTCTCTACCAATCCCTTCTACGGAACAGCCGAATCGACCCCCACCAGACGAGCCCGCCCCAGACGGCGGCTCCCGGCAACGACCACCAATCGAAAGAGGGGAAGACCGGGCGTCCGAGCGCGAGGTCGATCCCGACGCTCGTCGCGTTTCCGATCGGCGGGAAGAGGCGGACGAACGCGCGCACGAGGTCCGCCTTCCATCCGATCGGCTCCCCGCCGAGAAACGGCTGAAGGATCGGAAGCCACCAGGGGGCGACGTTCTCCGGAACGTCGACCGCGAAGAGCGAGGACTCGAGAAGATCGAGCGAGAGGACCGCGCTCGCGATCCACACGAGGAGCGCGCCCATCGCCCCCCAACCGCCGCCGAG is a window encoding:
- the mltG gene encoding endolytic transglycosylase MltG, with the protein product MSGRSLAAALALSTVLVLFGAAVHRFYQGEPPEGLEAERVVIPEGAGLGSIGAVLKSHGILDDARWFTLVGRIGGTDRKVRAGVYRIVPGTPGGRILRLLQRGANEAVRVTIPEGLRLPEVARILSSALSIPEEEILRVASEPALAGSLGAPGPTLEGYLFPDTYFFFPTDPLQLVLGRMVEAFRKRFSAEEEARAAEMGLSAREAVTLASIVESEAVLPEERPLIAAVYHNRLRLGWKLQADPTVQYALGTREAPLLADLAIDSPYNTYKNPGLPPGPICSPGEASIRAALHPAEDSDALFFVASGEGGRHVFTATAEEHGRAKRSAKALRDSP
- the ruvX gene encoding Holliday junction resolvase RuvX; translation: MGAVLGIDFGKKRVGVAVSDPEGILALPLPVLDGIDEKALLEAIRILAVERGVDRVVVGLPRNLDGTVGEMAKDAARFAKLLEGLLAVPVETWDERLTSAQAERVLRLADGREGEKGETPRRRARRRRPKETKAASARIDRIAAVLILQSYLDRRRGARPAED